The following proteins come from a genomic window of Halomarina ordinaria:
- a CDS encoding ArsA family ATPase: MRTFVFFGGKGGVGKTTVSSAYAHRCAEAGLETLVVSTDPAHSTADVFDQAFGDDPRPVEGYDSLSAMEIDPDEEVTRHLMDIKRAMGDQVSPGIVNEIDRQIELAHQTPGAHEAALFDRFIDVMRDADEYDRVVFDTSPTGGTLRLLSLPEYLGGWIDRLLEKRAQSVDLFEKAAIGNREPRRSMVGDPIVARLQERKANFEFAGETLREDAAFFLVVNPDELSIRETRRAVGSLEEYGLTVSGLVANRLTPEPEPHEEGRGARFLRNRCATERERLETVRETFDQPLAGVIETRVAEVKGDFLADVAADLDIDVTAPDPRTGGPRS, encoded by the coding sequence ATGCGCACGTTCGTCTTCTTCGGCGGGAAGGGCGGCGTCGGCAAGACCACGGTGTCGAGCGCCTACGCCCACCGCTGCGCCGAGGCGGGCCTCGAGACGCTCGTCGTCTCGACCGACCCCGCCCACAGCACGGCCGACGTCTTCGACCAGGCGTTCGGCGACGACCCGCGCCCCGTCGAGGGGTACGACTCGCTCTCGGCGATGGAGATAGACCCCGACGAGGAGGTCACCCGCCACCTGATGGACATCAAGCGCGCCATGGGCGACCAGGTCAGCCCCGGCATCGTCAACGAGATAGACCGGCAGATAGAACTCGCCCACCAGACGCCGGGTGCCCACGAGGCGGCGCTGTTCGACCGCTTCATCGACGTGATGCGCGATGCAGACGAGTACGACCGCGTCGTGTTCGACACCTCGCCGACCGGCGGCACCCTCCGCCTGCTCTCGCTGCCGGAGTACCTCGGCGGGTGGATCGACCGCCTCCTCGAGAAGCGCGCCCAGAGCGTCGACCTCTTCGAGAAGGCGGCCATCGGCAACCGCGAACCCCGCCGGTCGATGGTCGGCGACCCCATCGTCGCCCGCCTCCAGGAGCGCAAGGCGAACTTCGAGTTCGCCGGCGAGACCCTCCGGGAGGACGCCGCCTTCTTCCTCGTCGTCAATCCCGACGAACTCTCCATCCGCGAGACGCGCCGCGCCGTCGGGAGTCTGGAGGAGTACGGCCTCACCGTCTCGGGGCTCGTCGCCAACCGCCTCACGCCCGAACCGGAACCCCACGAGGAGGGACGCGGCGCGCGCTTCCTCCGTAATCGCTGCGCGACCGAGCGCGAGCGCCTCGAGACGGTCCGCGAGACGTTCGACCAGCCGCTCGCGGGCGTCATCGAGACGCGCGTCGCGGAGGTAAAAGGCGACTTCCTCGCCGACGTCGCCGCCGACCTCGACATCGACGTGACGGCCCCCGACCCCCGAACAGGAGGGCCTCGATCTTAA
- a CDS encoding carbon starvation CstA family protein, whose amino-acid sequence MVQIIWLVAIVLTLFSVGYLGYSRYLSQFVDLDDTRETPAHKYEDGQEYVPAKKPVLLGHHYSSIAGGAPIVGPITAGVIWGWVPALLWIAIGNPLMGAVHDFTALSASLRHEGKSIGYIIGEYVGERGKNMLLWFAFLTIILVVAVFALVVGIVFNAYPEAATASLIYIGLAVFFGAYLYQLNLPFVPGTVAFVVAMFVGVYAGIQLPVALFEPAARAPANTLVLFSGEGAWLPGVGALGANTAAWVPVILVYGAIASALPVWVLLQPRDYLSSFLLYTGVGGALLAIIVGTVLGSSSEPLVTNLEPYYGFIGRSGAPLFPLLFITIACGTISGFHSLVSSGTTSKQLNKESDARLIGYGGMLGEGLLATVALASVAIVSPDVGSGIGLALPTFAEGGGIMLTSLGLPASFGGPFMALVLVSFLLTSTDTAVRLGRYMLEEIVGTPETTAQSFATDRFGNAAVQAIPAYILITSGSWVTLWQLFGGANQLLAALALLTATVWLANWDRSKQLISTGLPMALMTTITVIGLGWLAFHDNLYVKFVQGEWGEAGPTVFAQASALVQVAIALTLVGLALSLVYIGVGNIRKARDRSGRAVADGGDPGDD is encoded by the coding sequence ATGGTTCAGATAATCTGGCTAGTCGCGATAGTCCTCACGCTGTTCAGCGTCGGCTACCTCGGCTACTCCCGGTACCTCTCTCAGTTCGTCGACCTCGACGACACGCGCGAGACGCCGGCTCACAAGTACGAAGACGGACAGGAGTACGTACCGGCGAAGAAACCCGTCCTCCTCGGACACCACTACTCGAGCATCGCGGGCGGCGCGCCCATCGTCGGCCCCATCACCGCCGGCGTCATCTGGGGGTGGGTCCCGGCGCTGCTCTGGATCGCCATCGGCAACCCGCTGATGGGCGCGGTCCACGACTTCACCGCGCTGTCGGCGAGCCTCCGCCACGAGGGGAAGTCCATCGGCTACATCATCGGCGAGTACGTCGGCGAGCGGGGCAAGAACATGCTCCTGTGGTTCGCCTTCCTCACCATCATCCTCGTGGTGGCGGTGTTCGCCCTCGTCGTCGGCATCGTCTTCAACGCCTACCCCGAGGCGGCGACCGCGAGCCTCATCTACATCGGCCTCGCGGTGTTCTTCGGCGCCTACCTCTACCAGTTGAACCTCCCGTTCGTCCCCGGGACGGTGGCGTTCGTCGTCGCCATGTTCGTCGGCGTCTACGCGGGCATCCAGCTCCCGGTCGCGCTGTTCGAGCCCGCGGCCCGCGCGCCCGCCAACACGCTCGTCCTGTTCTCCGGCGAGGGGGCGTGGCTCCCCGGCGTCGGCGCGCTCGGCGCGAACACCGCCGCGTGGGTGCCGGTCATTCTCGTCTACGGTGCCATCGCCAGCGCGCTCCCGGTGTGGGTGCTCCTGCAACCGCGTGACTACCTCTCGTCGTTCCTGCTCTACACCGGCGTCGGCGGGGCGCTGCTCGCCATCATCGTCGGCACGGTCCTCGGGTCGTCCTCGGAACCGCTCGTCACCAACCTCGAACCGTACTACGGGTTCATCGGTCGCTCCGGCGCACCGCTGTTCCCCCTGCTGTTCATCACCATCGCCTGCGGGACCATCAGCGGGTTCCACTCGCTGGTCTCCTCGGGGACGACCTCGAAACAGCTCAACAAGGAGTCCGACGCCCGCCTCATCGGCTACGGCGGGATGCTCGGCGAGGGACTGCTCGCGACGGTGGCGCTCGCGTCGGTCGCCATCGTCTCGCCCGACGTCGGCAGCGGCATCGGCCTCGCACTCCCGACGTTCGCGGAGGGCGGCGGCATCATGCTCACCAGCCTGGGCCTCCCCGCCTCCTTCGGCGGGCCGTTCATGGCGCTCGTGCTCGTGAGCTTCCTGCTCACCTCGACCGACACCGCCGTCCGCCTCGGGCGCTACATGCTGGAGGAAATCGTCGGAACGCCCGAGACGACGGCCCAGTCGTTTGCAACCGACCGCTTCGGCAACGCCGCGGTCCAGGCGATTCCGGCGTACATCCTCATCACCAGCGGGTCGTGGGTCACCCTCTGGCAGCTGTTCGGCGGCGCGAACCAGCTGCTCGCGGCGCTCGCGCTCCTGACGGCGACGGTCTGGCTCGCCAACTGGGACCGCAGCAAACAGCTCATCAGCACCGGCCTGCCGATGGCGCTGATGACCACCATCACCGTCATCGGCCTCGGCTGGCTCGCGTTCCACGACAACCTCTACGTGAAGTTCGTCCAGGGCGAGTGGGGCGAAGCCGGTCCCACCGTGTTCGCACAGGCCTCCGCGCTCGTCCAGGTCGCCATCGCGCTCACCCTCGTCGGCCTGGCGCTGTCGCTCGTCTACATCGGCGTCGGGAACATCAGAAAAGCGCGCGACCGCTCCGGACGGGCGGTCGCAGATGGCGGTGACCCGGGCGACGACTGA
- a CDS encoding cupin domain-containing protein, protein MSYRVVDADDLDPEPDRPCTLQRLSAPADLDGVALNRFEAAPGEQLPLAYHYHDEQEEAFYVLEGTLSVETPAGTYTVPAGSLFACDPGDPQRAYNPADADGSVSVLAIGVPPAADDVHPYDPDAEEEDGPR, encoded by the coding sequence ATGAGCTATCGCGTCGTGGACGCGGACGACCTTGACCCCGAACCGGACCGGCCGTGCACGCTCCAGCGACTCTCGGCGCCCGCCGACCTCGACGGCGTCGCCCTCAACCGCTTCGAGGCGGCCCCCGGCGAGCAACTCCCGCTCGCCTACCACTACCACGACGAGCAGGAGGAGGCGTTCTACGTCCTCGAGGGGACGCTCAGTGTCGAGACGCCCGCGGGAACCTACACCGTCCCGGCCGGGTCGCTGTTCGCCTGCGACCCCGGCGACCCCCAGCGCGCGTACAACCCGGCCGACGCCGACGGGTCGGTGTCGGTGCTGGCCATCGGCGTCCCGCCGGCCGCGGACGACGTCCACCCCTACGACCCCGACGCGGAGGAGGAGGACGGGCCGCGATGA
- a CDS encoding DUF5828 family protein: protein MEESISGFSVRGSWGDIVEHGERLSRALIDVGADGPEFEEWDEWRPKSHERLDEDVNEKTAEQASVGEGKGERAGKEPDEDLKTAGEKLSESYDRLADDTDEAMSKWGESIDYVARAADSAGRRALRKVEGTVYRNVMTQIAPYYFDNDLVSANVQRSSRGGERVYSFEVNVNDDDLKDEVSECLADYEDTVDRWHVDTEKETAALEAVEGGDGVDIPESQDDVRPTVN from the coding sequence ATGGAAGAGAGCATTTCGGGATTCAGCGTCCGCGGGTCGTGGGGCGACATCGTCGAACACGGCGAGCGCCTCTCGCGCGCGCTCATCGACGTCGGCGCGGACGGGCCCGAGTTCGAGGAGTGGGACGAGTGGCGGCCGAAGAGCCACGAACGACTGGACGAAGACGTCAACGAGAAGACGGCGGAACAGGCGAGCGTCGGCGAGGGGAAGGGCGAGCGTGCGGGGAAGGAACCGGACGAGGACCTGAAGACGGCCGGCGAGAAGCTCTCGGAGTCCTACGACCGCCTCGCCGACGACACCGACGAGGCGATGAGCAAGTGGGGCGAGTCCATCGACTACGTCGCGCGCGCGGCCGACTCCGCGGGCCGGCGCGCCCTCCGGAAGGTCGAGGGGACCGTCTACCGCAACGTGATGACGCAGATCGCCCCCTACTACTTCGACAACGACCTCGTCAGCGCGAACGTCCAGCGGTCGTCCCGGGGCGGCGAGCGCGTCTACTCCTTCGAGGTGAACGTCAACGACGACGACCTGAAGGACGAGGTCTCGGAGTGCCTCGCCGACTACGAGGACACCGTCGACCGCTGGCACGTCGACACCGAGAAGGAGACGGCGGCGCTCGAAGCCGTCGAGGGCGGCGACGGCGTCGACATCCCCGAGAGCCAGGACGACGTCCGACCGACCGTGAACTGA
- a CDS encoding inorganic phosphate transporter, translated as MVSALVVVTLLVASVASLFMAWAIGAGSSGSTPFAPAVGANAISVMRAGFVVGLLGLLGAVLQGANVSEAVGRQLISGVTLTPLAAVVALTLAAVLVAIGVFTGYPIATAFTVTGAVIGVGLALGGAPAWAKYQEIAAVWTLTPFVGGGLAYATARLLRNESVSERVAIPVLGAVVGVVLANVEFALLGPAGESASIASATALELPSFSSSLVVVAVSVLAAVLFALVLARDIARNEVRAQRHFLLVLGGLVAFSAGGSQVGLAVGPLLPLLDDVGVFVPLTVVLLGGGFGLLLGSWTGAPRMIKAIAQDYSSLGPRRSIAALIPSFVIAQVAVFLGVPISFNEIIVSAIIGSGYAAGGAGVSREKMVKTVLAWLASLAGAIGVGYGAYFAVSTALAALVG; from the coding sequence ATGGTCTCCGCGCTCGTCGTCGTCACTCTACTCGTCGCTAGCGTCGCCAGTCTGTTCATGGCGTGGGCCATCGGTGCGGGGTCGTCCGGTTCGACCCCCTTCGCCCCGGCTGTCGGGGCGAACGCCATCTCGGTGATGCGCGCGGGGTTCGTCGTCGGCCTGCTCGGCCTGCTTGGCGCCGTCCTCCAGGGGGCGAACGTCTCGGAGGCCGTCGGTCGACAGCTCATCAGCGGCGTGACGCTCACGCCGCTGGCGGCGGTGGTCGCGCTCACGCTCGCGGCGGTGCTCGTCGCCATCGGGGTGTTCACCGGTTACCCCATCGCTACCGCGTTCACCGTCACGGGGGCGGTCATCGGCGTCGGTCTCGCGCTCGGCGGCGCGCCGGCGTGGGCGAAGTACCAGGAGATAGCGGCGGTCTGGACGCTCACTCCCTTCGTCGGCGGCGGCCTCGCCTACGCCACCGCCCGCCTGCTTCGCAACGAGTCGGTCTCGGAACGCGTCGCCATCCCGGTGCTCGGTGCCGTCGTCGGCGTCGTCCTCGCAAACGTCGAGTTCGCCCTGCTCGGCCCGGCCGGCGAGTCGGCGTCCATCGCGAGCGCGACGGCGCTCGAACTCCCCTCGTTCTCGAGTTCGCTGGTCGTCGTGGCCGTCTCGGTGCTGGCGGCCGTGCTCTTCGCGCTCGTCCTCGCCCGTGACATCGCCCGGAACGAGGTGCGCGCCCAGCGGCACTTCCTGCTCGTCCTCGGCGGGCTGGTCGCGTTCTCCGCCGGCGGGAGTCAGGTCGGCCTCGCGGTCGGCCCCCTCCTCCCGCTGCTCGACGACGTCGGGGTCTTCGTCCCGCTCACCGTCGTCCTCCTCGGGGGCGGGTTCGGCCTCCTGCTCGGGTCGTGGACGGGCGCGCCGCGGATGATAAAGGCCATCGCGCAGGACTACTCCTCGCTCGGTCCGCGGCGCTCCATCGCGGCGCTCATCCCGTCGTTCGTCATCGCGCAGGTCGCCGTCTTCCTCGGCGTCCCCATCTCGTTCAACGAGATCATCGTCAGCGCCATCATCGGGAGCGGCTACGCCGCCGGCGGCGCGGGCGTCAGTCGGGAGAAGATGGTGAAGACCGTCCTCGCGTGGCTGGCCTCGCTCGCCGGCGCCATCGGAGTCGGCTACGGCGCGTACTTCGCCGTCTCGACGGCCCTCGCCGCCCTCGTCGGTTGA
- a CDS encoding hemolysin family protein codes for MGHRLSGVLTATTLQQVEIGPLALSQMQFTLIGVSVIFLLIVLSAFFSSSEIAMFSLASHRVDALNEEGRPGAATVKRLKQDPHRLLVTILVGNNIVNIAMSSIATGLLSFYLSGGAAVAVATLAITAVVLLFGESAPKSYAIENTENWALRIARPLKLAEYVLLPLVVTFDFLTRQVNRVTGGRAAIETSYVTRQEISDIIETGEREGVLDEDERQMLQRTLRFNDTIAKEVMTPRLDMTGIPQDATIEEAIETCIHSGHARMPVYEGSLDNVAGIVHIRDLVRDLNYGERGDLELGDLIEPTLHVPESKNVDELLREMRENRMHMVIVIDEFGTTEGLLTMEDITEEIVGEILEGEEDEPIEFIDEETALVRGEVNIDEVNDALDIELPEGEEFETIAGFIFNRAGRLVEEGEELSYENVVIRVEQVDNTRIMRARISKDRTYEEPEPESVSTE; via the coding sequence ATGGGCCATCGTCTCTCGGGAGTTCTCACTGCGACCACCCTCCAGCAGGTCGAGATCGGACCGCTGGCGCTGAGCCAGATGCAGTTCACGCTCATCGGCGTCAGCGTCATCTTCCTGCTCATCGTGCTGTCGGCGTTCTTCTCGTCGTCGGAGATCGCCATGTTCTCGCTCGCGTCCCACCGCGTCGACGCGCTCAACGAGGAGGGGCGACCGGGCGCGGCGACGGTCAAACGACTCAAGCAGGACCCCCACCGACTGCTCGTGACCATCCTCGTCGGGAACAACATCGTCAACATCGCGATGTCGTCCATCGCGACGGGGCTGTTGAGCTTCTACCTGAGCGGCGGGGCGGCCGTCGCCGTCGCGACGCTCGCCATCACCGCCGTCGTCCTCCTGTTCGGCGAGAGCGCCCCCAAGTCCTACGCCATCGAGAACACCGAGAACTGGGCGCTGCGCATCGCCCGTCCCCTGAAACTCGCCGAGTACGTCCTCCTCCCGCTGGTCGTCACGTTCGACTTCCTCACCCGACAGGTCAACCGGGTCACCGGCGGCCGGGCGGCCATCGAGACCTCCTACGTCACGCGCCAGGAGATAAGCGACATCATCGAGACCGGCGAGCGCGAGGGCGTCCTCGACGAGGACGAACGGCAGATGCTCCAGCGGACCCTCCGGTTCAACGACACCATCGCCAAGGAGGTGATGACCCCCCGCCTCGACATGACCGGCATCCCGCAGGACGCGACCATCGAGGAGGCCATCGAGACGTGCATCCACAGCGGCCACGCCCGGATGCCGGTCTACGAGGGGAGCCTCGACAACGTCGCCGGCATCGTCCACATCCGCGACCTCGTGCGCGACCTCAACTACGGCGAGCGCGGCGACCTCGAACTCGGCGACCTCATCGAACCGACGCTCCACGTCCCCGAGTCGAAGAACGTCGACGAACTCCTGCGCGAGATGCGCGAGAACCGGATGCACATGGTCATCGTCATCGACGAGTTCGGGACCACCGAGGGACTGCTGACGATGGAGGACATCACCGAGGAGATCGTCGGCGAGATACTCGAGGGCGAGGAGGACGAGCCCATCGAGTTCATCGACGAGGAGACGGCGCTGGTCCGCGGCGAGGTCAACATCGACGAGGTGAACGACGCCCTCGACATCGAACTCCCCGAGGGCGAGGAGTTCGAGACCATCGCAGGGTTCATCTTCAACCGTGCCGGCCGCCTCGTCGAGGAGGGCGAGGAACTCTCCTACGAGAACGTCGTCATCCGCGTCGAGCAGGTCGACAACACCCGCATCATGCGTGCACGTATCTCGAAGGACCGGACGTACGAGGAACCCGAACCGGAGAGCGTCTCGACCGAGTAA
- a CDS encoding glutathione S-transferase N-terminal domain-containing protein translates to MEETITLYRLQACPYCERVVRVLDELDLPYRSRFVEPMHSDRNVVRRLSGKRTVPAIVDEHTGVTMSESANIVDYLRSEYGDGGAA, encoded by the coding sequence ATGGAGGAGACGATCACGCTCTACCGACTGCAGGCGTGTCCCTACTGCGAACGCGTCGTGCGCGTCCTCGACGAACTCGACCTGCCGTACCGCTCGCGGTTCGTCGAGCCGATGCACTCCGACCGGAACGTCGTCAGGCGCCTCAGTGGGAAGCGAACCGTCCCGGCCATCGTCGACGAGCACACCGGCGTCACCATGTCCGAGAGCGCGAACATCGTCGACTACCTCCGCTCCGAGTACGGCGACGGGGGTGCGGCCTGA
- a CDS encoding redoxin domain-containing protein, with the protein MVDFDVVDLGPVDHPAVGESAPDFTRPLVNAEYWEDTSFSALYEEGPVLLVFHTMDGAFPSTYLWNEVRDRGWTDRLRVVGLSVSSPYEHKTLIEERGVDATLFSDPANGVAERYGIANDLDGMTGVSEPRPAVFLVDTEGTVQYAWVAAEWPEFPDYDEVEAAIDEHVA; encoded by the coding sequence ATGGTGGACTTCGACGTCGTCGACCTCGGCCCCGTCGACCACCCCGCCGTCGGCGAGTCGGCGCCGGACTTCACCCGGCCGCTCGTCAACGCCGAGTACTGGGAGGACACCTCGTTCTCGGCCCTCTACGAGGAGGGCCCCGTGCTGCTCGTCTTCCACACGATGGACGGGGCGTTTCCCTCGACGTACCTCTGGAACGAGGTCCGGGACCGGGGGTGGACCGACCGGCTCCGCGTGGTCGGCCTCTCCGTCTCCTCGCCGTACGAGCACAAGACGCTCATCGAGGAGCGCGGCGTCGACGCGACGCTGTTCTCGGACCCGGCGAACGGCGTGGCCGAACGGTACGGCATCGCGAACGACCTCGACGGGATGACCGGCGTCAGCGAACCCCGCCCCGCGGTCTTCCTCGTCGACACCGAGGGGACGGTTCAGTACGCGTGGGTCGCCGCCGAGTGGCCCGAGTTCCCCGACTACGACGAGGTCGAGGCCGCCATCGACGAGCACGTCGCGTAA
- a CDS encoding L-threonylcarbamoyladenylate synthase, with the protein MSDVSDSDLATAAAAVRDGECVVYPTETVYGLGADARSAAAVERVFDLKGRSREKPVSLAVPSVEAARVHTRPTDREMAFMERFLPGPVTVVVERRAGVPDVLTAGRDRVGVRVPDHPVALALLRRVAPTPVTATSANRSGAGSARRVDDIDPALRDRVGAVLDAGGLAGTESTVVDVSAGSIHRRGANADAVEDWLADY; encoded by the coding sequence ATGAGCGACGTCTCCGACTCCGACCTCGCCACGGCGGCGGCCGCCGTCCGCGACGGCGAGTGCGTGGTCTACCCGACCGAGACGGTGTACGGACTCGGCGCGGACGCCCGCTCCGCCGCCGCCGTCGAACGGGTGTTCGACCTGAAGGGCCGCTCGCGCGAGAAGCCCGTCTCGCTCGCCGTCCCGAGCGTCGAGGCCGCCCGCGTGCACACCCGTCCGACCGACCGCGAGATGGCGTTCATGGAACGGTTCCTTCCCGGTCCGGTGACCGTCGTCGTCGAACGACGCGCGGGCGTCCCAGACGTCCTCACCGCCGGGCGTGACCGCGTCGGCGTGCGCGTCCCCGACCACCCCGTCGCGCTCGCGCTCCTCCGGCGGGTCGCGCCGACGCCCGTCACGGCCACGAGCGCCAACCGGAGCGGCGCGGGCAGCGCCAGACGCGTCGACGACATCGACCCCGCGCTCCGCGACCGGGTCGGGGCCGTCCTCGACGCCGGCGGTCTCGCCGGCACCGAGAGCACCGTCGTCGACGTCTCCGCCGGGTCGATTCACCGGCGCGGGGCGAACGCCGACGCCGTCGAGGACTGGCTGGCCGACTACTGA
- a CDS encoding CRISPR-associated protein Cas4 — translation MQAITDVSLAAYCARKLYYRRRDDSPYPERDERHELAFRYDELRDPATDLRAEPIAVSPTAYRAALGRSGARIDAFDALCNPPKRDVFLTGRQVRGVAHKVVEEPLAPSLVSAGVPPETGVWAPQTVRAVAMAKALAWTRETRVERAYVEYPTHGVVREVPLTARRTGQFRRALRTAASVTGPPARTRDRAKCEPCEYRDECGVRTRSLRSLLG, via the coding sequence GTGCAGGCAATCACCGACGTCTCGCTCGCGGCCTACTGCGCGCGGAAGCTCTACTACCGCCGCCGGGACGACAGTCCGTACCCCGAGCGCGACGAACGTCACGAACTCGCCTTCCGGTACGACGAGTTGCGCGACCCGGCGACCGACCTGCGCGCGGAACCCATCGCCGTCTCGCCGACGGCCTACCGGGCGGCGCTCGGCCGCTCGGGGGCCCGAATCGACGCCTTCGACGCCCTCTGTAATCCGCCGAAGCGCGACGTCTTCCTCACCGGTCGACAGGTGCGCGGGGTCGCTCACAAGGTCGTCGAGGAGCCGCTCGCGCCGAGTCTCGTCTCGGCCGGCGTCCCCCCCGAAACGGGGGTCTGGGCGCCCCAGACCGTCCGGGCGGTGGCGATGGCGAAGGCGCTCGCGTGGACGCGCGAGACGCGCGTCGAGCGGGCGTACGTCGAGTACCCGACGCACGGCGTAGTGCGCGAGGTACCGCTCACCGCCCGGCGGACCGGCCAGTTCCGACGAGCGCTCCGGACGGCCGCGAGCGTGACCGGGCCGCCGGCGCGGACGCGCGACCGGGCGAAGTGCGAACCCTGCGAGTACCGGGACGAGTGTGGCGTCCGGACGCGGTCGCTCCGGTCGCTGCTGGGGTAG
- a CDS encoding conditioned medium-induced protein 4, whose translation MNKKTEELRDIFIDVTEGETVTEKQEAARGSLSEDRGRIEARIDELVARMREQFEFRTDLADDDLLTVIYGFFDGESDAALAERLDADRETVVRARHDLHLLRERETDAPFELQRLRELLNEDRPVTEVAAELDVAESTVRKYRAVVETQTRRRSVNDRFHSEFEELLTDADLAGHTEEVQEDGLDEATDGMETDVSF comes from the coding sequence ATGAACAAGAAGACCGAGGAACTCCGCGACATCTTCATCGACGTCACGGAGGGCGAGACGGTGACGGAGAAGCAGGAGGCGGCGAGGGGGTCACTCAGCGAGGACCGGGGGCGAATCGAGGCGCGCATCGACGAACTCGTCGCGCGCATGCGCGAGCAGTTCGAGTTCCGGACGGACCTCGCTGACGACGACCTGCTGACGGTCATCTACGGGTTCTTCGACGGCGAGAGCGACGCCGCGCTCGCCGAGCGCCTCGACGCCGACCGCGAGACGGTCGTCCGGGCGCGTCACGACCTGCACCTGCTGCGCGAGCGCGAGACGGACGCACCCTTCGAACTCCAGCGCCTGCGCGAGTTGCTGAACGAGGACCGCCCGGTCACCGAGGTGGCCGCGGAACTCGACGTCGCCGAGTCCACTGTCCGCAAGTACCGCGCGGTCGTCGAGACTCAGACCCGTCGCCGGAGCGTCAACGACCGCTTCCACAGCGAGTTCGAGGAACTGCTCACGGACGCCGACCTCGCCGGCCACACCGAGGAGGTCCAGGAGGACGGCCTCGACGAGGCCACCGACGGGATGGAGACGGACGTTTCCTTCTAA
- a CDS encoding biotin transporter BioY has translation MDTTEQTVDLVGDETVENVARAALFAALTGAFAYVVFPNPVSPTDITLQVLGVFLAGIFLGPVWGTVSMVLYLAAGSLGAPVFLGGAAGVGQLLGPTGGYLLSYPLAAGVIGLVVHGGATLRDPSAASLFRLVAALTLGTLVIYALGALGLMFFGDLGVRAAVVGGALVFLPAEALKAAAAVGIVRSDAIAAA, from the coding sequence ATGGACACGACAGAGCAGACGGTGGACCTCGTGGGCGACGAGACGGTCGAGAACGTCGCCCGGGCGGCGCTGTTCGCGGCGCTGACCGGTGCGTTCGCCTACGTGGTCTTCCCGAACCCGGTGTCGCCGACGGACATCACGCTACAGGTCCTCGGGGTGTTCCTCGCGGGTATCTTCCTCGGGCCGGTCTGGGGGACCGTCTCGATGGTGCTCTACCTCGCGGCGGGGTCGCTCGGCGCGCCGGTGTTCCTCGGGGGGGCGGCGGGAGTCGGACAGTTGCTCGGCCCCACCGGCGGGTACCTCCTCTCGTACCCGCTCGCGGCCGGCGTCATCGGCCTCGTCGTCCACGGCGGCGCGACGCTGCGCGACCCGAGCGCGGCGAGCCTGTTCCGCCTCGTCGCGGCGCTGACGCTCGGGACGCTCGTCATCTACGCGCTTGGCGCCCTCGGGCTGATGTTCTTCGGCGACCTCGGCGTCCGGGCGGCGGTCGTCGGAGGGGCGCTCGTCTTCCTCCCGGCGGAGGCGCTGAAGGCGGCCGCGGCCGTCGGCATCGTCCGGAGCGACGCCATCGCGGCGGCATGA
- a CDS encoding energy-coupling factor ABC transporter ATP-binding protein, giving the protein MIRVEDLVHRYGATQALDGVSLSVADGEFVLLAGANGSGKTTLVRHFNGLLPPDEGRVTVDGRPVDEDVVAARTSVGMVFQDPRDCFVAATVGADVAFGPENLGLAHEEIDRRVGEALAAVRMDGRRDERIDALSGGEQARVAIAGALAMRPAHLVLDEPFAGLDWPARTAVLDRLVALNDEGTGVVVVTHDLRDVLDVADRLVVLSAGRVVEDGPPESVASRLAVHDVRPVAADAPP; this is encoded by the coding sequence ATGATTCGCGTCGAGGACCTCGTCCACCGCTACGGGGCGACCCAGGCGCTCGACGGCGTCTCGCTGTCGGTCGCGGACGGCGAGTTCGTCCTCCTCGCGGGGGCGAACGGCTCGGGCAAGACGACGCTCGTCCGGCACTTCAACGGCCTGCTGCCCCCCGACGAGGGACGGGTCACCGTCGACGGCCGTCCCGTCGACGAGGACGTCGTCGCCGCCCGCACCAGCGTCGGCATGGTCTTCCAGGACCCGCGGGACTGCTTCGTCGCCGCGACGGTCGGCGCCGACGTGGCCTTCGGCCCGGAGAACCTCGGACTCGCCCACGAGGAAATCGACCGTCGCGTCGGCGAGGCGCTCGCCGCCGTCCGGATGGACGGCCGGCGCGACGAGCGCATCGACGCCCTCTCGGGCGGCGAGCAGGCCCGCGTCGCCATCGCCGGCGCGCTCGCGATGCGCCCCGCCCACCTCGTCCTCGACGAACCGTTCGCCGGGCTGGACTGGCCGGCCCGGACGGCCGTCCTCGACCGACTGGTGGCCCTCAACGACGAGGGGACCGGCGTGGTGGTCGTCACCCACGACCTGCGGGACGTCCTCGACGTCGCCGACCGGCTCGTCGTCCTCTCGGCGGGCCGGGTCGTCGAGGACGGCCCGCCGGAGTCGGTCGCGTCCCGCCTCGCAGTGCACGACGTCCGGCCGGTCGCCGCCGACGCCCCTCCCTGA